The sequence TACATTCCGAAAGAGTAACCTTTGGCCTGCTGAAGCCACGTTCCAGCAGGCCATAGATAGCGATATGCCCCAGTACAGCTCTATCAGCGTGTAACTATCACCGCTTCACACACCTGACGCAGTCGTACCATCTGTGCCTGGGCATCCAGTTTCATCAGCGGGGCAATCGTGAGCGGCCAAATGAGACCAAGACCAGGCACACGTAAGCGGTACTCAATGCGATTGTGGATAAGCGTTTGATCAGGATTTCCCTGCCATGGGAGCCACTGCCAGGCATCAAACCCTTCCCAGAAGCCATCAAACGCCCAAAGAATAAGTCCCGGCCGTCGTTCAACGACGAGATAACCGGCTTCTAGCAGTGACCCCACGCCGGTTAGCCGCAACCGCCAGCGCGCACCGGTCGCAAAGTTCCAGCCATCAAGTGGTGTAAACTGGACGGCTGGCGACATCCAGCGTTTCATCAATGCCTCATCAGTCATGACGGTCTCAACGCGATCCATCGCGGCGTTAACGACCACAAATTCTTCGAGCAGATGGGGAAAGGGTGAGTGCATGATCCTGTCCTTTCACGATTCGGTCGGTAGCGACCAGATCCCAAAATTGTCGAAGTGAACTTCCACTCCACCTTCTTCGCGGTAGCATGCCGTTGAAACGCCAACCCGTCCGGCGCGGAAGGTGGTATCACGGAGATCGGCAGCCAGTGCCCCGTTTACGAACAGCCGAATGCGATCGCCTTGTCTGATAACACGTAGCCGATTCTGCTCACCGATACGGGTCAAGCGCCGTGGATCACCTTCGGCTAACACAACCGGTTCGCCTTCGGTTGTGATTGCCGAAAGTCGGTAATAGTCAATGAAAAATTCAAACTTGTAGAAGCCAACATTCCGTTGCTCGGCAAAAATCAAACTGCAACTCCCATTACCTCCACCGCGAACTATCCGGCAATCGACCTCGCTGATGAAATCGGTAAATGAGCTGAGTTCGTACAGTTCATACGATGTGCCTCTGCCAGTCCATAGGACCTTGAACACACCATCTTCAATCAGGTCAAGTTCGATCTCTTGAAATTCTCCGGTAAACCAGGCATTGCGATTATCAACAAACTCATCGTAGAAGACTCGTCGGGCATTAGCGAAGAGCGAATTGATTTCAGCGTCGAGGGCTAGTGCTGTTTGCGTAGGGGCAACTTCCGCTAAGGCCTGGGTCGTCTGTGCCTGTGATGTTTGGGCCAGCGCAGCAGCACCGAGGGGGGTTAGCTGACCGATGATTCCATCGATTGCGGTCGCCGATGTTTCACCGGGTGTAACAGTGGGAATACGTGCGTGAGAAGGTGTCAGCGCGGTCGCCACCGATGGCGGCACTTCTTCAGGTGAGCGAAATACTTGGATAAGAAACGCACTACCACCAATGACAACCAGAGCTAGTAGACCAACAGCCATAATGATCCAATGCCATCTGCCCGTCTGGGTGGAGTCGATGATGGAAGATGGTGAGGGCGGAGTTTCCGATGGTAGCGGTATTTGCGTTTGTTCCGACAGATGGCGACCACAATTGGGACAAAACCGCTCGGCGGACACGACCGGCGAACCACATTGTGGGCAAAATCGTTCTGAAGACATAGCTTTTGCGCCTCACGCTGTTCAATTCTTAAACCTGTCGTGCACCGGCAAGACTCACTCCGGCCAAACTCCCACCAACGACCCGCACCGGCAAGCCGATCAGAGACTGGTATTCAGCCGTGATCCGTTGGATATCACCTTCAGCTTCACTTCGCCCCAATACTACGAGTGTCGCCTGCGTTGCGGCTACCGGCTGGCGTACTCCCAGAATTGTTGGTGCGACCAGACGTCCGGCTAAAGCCTGTGCGTGTGGATCGATCAAGCCAAGTGACGCCTGTTCCCAGTGACTTTGGGTGAGTAATTCACCGATGAGATGTGTATCTTCCTCGCGTTGCAGTCGGCTTGCCGCAGCGCGCAACAGGGCCATGATGATCCGCGATCGCTGTTGTTCAGCCAGAACAAAGTTGGTCAATGCGGAAGGTGTCATCTGCTCAGATGTCGCGCCGGTTGTAGCGCTCATGTGAGCAGGGAGTCGGTCACGAAGGTAGCGTATAAAATCCGTGAGACGAAGTGAAGCCAGGATTGCTCCCTCTTCACGCCGAGAATGGTCGAACGTTGTAAGTATCTCACCGACAAGGCGTTCCAGAGTCGTTAATGCGGAACGCAAGCGGAATGGTGGTTGACGCGGTTCATCACCGACATGAATTGTCCAGATTGCATAACCCGGCGGCAGATGAACACCTCCGCCGATTAGGGCCAGATGTGGCTGCACGACCAGCACTTCATTGGCCGGTGCGCAAACAGTCGTTAGAGTTCCGATCAACTCAAACCCGCGACTGTCGAGGTGATGCAAACCCTCGGCGCAGGTAATCGCCAGCTCGCGTGGCGCAAGGTGAACATTGTAGGCGGTCACCAAAGCCTGTGCGACCGCAGCGATAACTGTAGCAGCACTACTTTCGCCGGCGAGTGGATGTAACAGCAGCCGTGCGCCACCACCAAACCGCACAAACTCTTCGCGCATCAGGGCAACCCATGCCATCAGTGCCGGCCCCCACCACGAACTGCGCGGTGGACGATGACGATCAATCTCGGTGACAGCATCCGCATATTCGCGCGGCCCCGATGACAGAAACAAGGCAGTGCAAGGAATGGATTCAGTCCGTTGCCACACCCGAATCCGAATAACCGGTTCAGGATCAGGCTGAAGTGCTACCAACACCCCGCCGCTGGTCGGCCAGAGCAGCGTATGGATTCCGGTTTCGGCAACCACCCCACCACACAGATCAACCCAACCCGGTGCACGTACCACGGTTATAGAGCGGTCACGGTCGAAAAAACCACCCCGCTCGGCACGCACACGTTGCAAAAAACGCTCAAATTCAATAGCCACAAGCAGGGTCCTATGCTACATGTTCAGCCACAATCGCCGCACCAAGCGTTGCGGTAAGGTCGGGAAAATGCAACCCCTTCAGGGTAACGGCACAGATCCCTTCGCCCCGGCGCATTAGCCGATCAATCACGCGCTGATCACCTGAATCTGGACCACGCAGCACAATGGTACTTTCACCCAACGGAATGCGCACCTCAGCAGGAGTTGCCTGGGGTGTGATCCCCAACAACATTGCATAGCGGCCAGCACTCGCGATTGGATTGGTTACGGCTACGATCACCTCAGCAATACCTCGCGCACCGTTACTGTGCCCCCAAAAATCGGCATCAGGCACCCGCAACGAACGGTCGGTCACATCACCGCACAAAAATGGGAGATCGGGACTAGGCGGCCATGCCGTCTCCCAAGCCAGGCTGAGACCATCAGGTCGAATGCGACCACCGGGAACTGGTCCATTCATCATTAAGCCACGGTCGGCTGCTGCGGCAACGGCAATTGTCGTATTGACCGGCAACAGAGCAAAATCGATCAAACCGGGACCAGCAGCTACGTGTCGCCACCAGCGATGTTCCGGAGCCGGTCGTCGAAATGCCAGCAGCTCAAGGTAGGTTCCATCAGGAAAGCTAATTAGCGCATTATGGGTCGCACCATCGGCATGCTCGCCACCTGGCGCCACAACAAATCCGGCTGCGGTATAGGCCGCTACCGCCGACGACAACTGCTCTACCAAAATGACGACGTGATCAAGCGCATGGATCATACAAACTCCATCACAGAAGGTATAGTGGCGGTTCCTGTTGGCAAAGATTCCTATCCTCATTATAATCGACAATACAGAAATCACACCTGACAGCGCAGAAGGAGAAGCGGCGATGAGTGAAGAACGCTTTACTGCCCTGGTAGTAGAGGAGGGGGCTGACGGCCGACGGGTTGAGTTTCGCGAGTTGCCCTTAAGCGCCTTACCGGAAGGTGAGGTATTGGTGAAAGTTGCCTATTCTACCCTCAACTATAAAGATGGTCTAGCTATTACGGGGAAAGGTAAGATTCTGCGCAGCAGCCCGCTAGCGCCGGGGATCGATTTTGCCGGGACAGTAGTGGAGTCAGCGGATCCGCGCTATCGTCCGGGGGATAACGTGGTTCTTACCGGTTGGGGTGTCGGTGAACGGCACTGGGGCGGGTACAGTCAATACACACGAGTAAAAGGCGAATGGTTAGTACCGCTCCCGGAGGGAATGACTCTGAAACATGCGATGACGATTGGAACCGCCGGATTCACGGCGATGCTCTGCGTACTGGCCCTTGAGCGACATGGGTTTATTCCCGGACGCGAAGTGCTGGTCACCGGCGCAGCCGGTGGTGTAGGGAGCGTTGCAGTAGCCTTGCTGGCAAAGGCTGGACATAAGGTGATTGCGGCAACCGGTCGTCCTCATGAAGAAGCTTATCTGCGTGACCTCGGTGCCAGCGGCATTCTTGATCGAAATGTACTTAGTAGCCCCGGTCGCCCACTCGAAAGCGAACGCTGGGGCGGTGCCATTGATACGGTCGGTGGGGCAGTGTTAGCGGGCGTGTTACGGGCAATGGCCATGCGCAGCGCGGTTGCGATCTGCGGCAATGCCGGTGGCGCTGAGTTTACGACCAGCGTGTATCCATTTATTTTGCGCGGTGTCACAATGATCGGGATCGAGTCGGTGATGGTACCGCGAGCAGAACGGCTCGTTGCCTGGGAACGGCTGGCCAGCGATCTAACACCAGAATTACTGGATCGAATGACGACAGTTATCCCATTCGCTGAATTGCCCGCTTATGCTGAACAGATTACCAACGCGCAGACCCGTGGCCGTGTAGTGGTCGATGTTCAGGGAGAAGATAAAAAATAGGAGTGAGAGAGGAGAGGTTTTCCAACCCCGCCTCAACCCTCTTCCTCTCCCAAAACGAGAGAGGAAGAGGGCCAGGGATAAATTTATTCGACCGTCTTTGATACGCTGATGAACGTCATGTCTCCACTGACAGCGATCTCCCATTCTGCGCCGTTCGTCCAGGAGCATAAGCTGTTGACTACCCCCACATACCACGACAATCGGGAGCATTTTTCCAGACCCACCCTAAACGACTATATCGTTGCTCCGCATACTTCTCAACTCTTATTTCTTAAGAGTAGTGAACATCTTTTGCAAAGCCTTTATACTGAATTGTTCAATTTATAATCTGAACATAATTTTCTCATAACAATAACCGGTTAGACTGCACAGGGCGATGCAAAGGCGTCGTCAAGAGTGCCTGCTAAGGAGGGTGCCCTGTATGCAGTCGATGCGATTCCTGATCTTTTTGTTGATGGTGACGCTGGCCCTATCGGCGTGTGGCGCCAGCGATGGCGGTACGACAGCAAATCCAAATTCACCGATCATCATTGCCTGGCTACCAAACGAGTCTGGCGCCGAACTGAAGGATGCACGAGACGCTATCGGTGCTGTTGTTAGTGAAACATTAGGTCGTCCAGTTGAGCATCGGACGACAACTGACTACCTGATCGCAGTAGAAGCTCTGGCTAACAACACTGCTCATCTTGGCTTCTTCGGTGCTGAAGCATACGTACAGGCTCATGATAAGAACAACAAGGTTATCCCATTAGTGATCCCCAGTGGATCGGATGGTCGCCT comes from Chloroflexus sp. Y-396-1 and encodes:
- a CDS encoding SRPBCC family protein → MHSPFPHLLEEFVVVNAAMDRVETVMTDEALMKRWMSPAVQFTPLDGWNFATGARWRLRLTGVGSLLEAGYLVVERRPGLILWAFDGFWEGFDAWQWLPWQGNPDQTLIHNRIEYRLRVPGLGLIWPLTIAPLMKLDAQAQMVRLRQVCEAVIVTR
- a CDS encoding zinc-ribbon domain-containing protein, which gives rise to MSSERFCPQCGSPVVSAERFCPNCGRHLSEQTQIPLPSETPPSPSSIIDSTQTGRWHWIIMAVGLLALVVIGGSAFLIQVFRSPEEVPPSVATALTPSHARIPTVTPGETSATAIDGIIGQLTPLGAAALAQTSQAQTTQALAEVAPTQTALALDAEINSLFANARRVFYDEFVDNRNAWFTGEFQEIELDLIEDGVFKVLWTGRGTSYELYELSSFTDFISEVDCRIVRGGGNGSCSLIFAEQRNVGFYKFEFFIDYYRLSAITTEGEPVVLAEGDPRRLTRIGEQNRLRVIRQGDRIRLFVNGALAADLRDTTFRAGRVGVSTACYREEGGVEVHFDNFGIWSLPTES
- a CDS encoding VOC family protein, with protein sequence MIHALDHVVILVEQLSSAVAAYTAAGFVVAPGGEHADGATHNALISFPDGTYLELLAFRRPAPEHRWWRHVAAGPGLIDFALLPVNTTIAVAAAADRGLMMNGPVPGGRIRPDGLSLAWETAWPPSPDLPFLCGDVTDRSLRVPDADFWGHSNGARGIAEVIVAVTNPIASAGRYAMLLGITPQATPAEVRIPLGESTIVLRGPDSGDQRVIDRLMRRGEGICAVTLKGLHFPDLTATLGAAIVAEHVA
- a CDS encoding MDR family oxidoreductase; translation: MSEERFTALVVEEGADGRRVEFRELPLSALPEGEVLVKVAYSTLNYKDGLAITGKGKILRSSPLAPGIDFAGTVVESADPRYRPGDNVVLTGWGVGERHWGGYSQYTRVKGEWLVPLPEGMTLKHAMTIGTAGFTAMLCVLALERHGFIPGREVLVTGAAGGVGSVAVALLAKAGHKVIAATGRPHEEAYLRDLGASGILDRNVLSSPGRPLESERWGGAIDTVGGAVLAGVLRAMAMRSAVAICGNAGGAEFTTSVYPFILRGVTMIGIESVMVPRAERLVAWERLASDLTPELLDRMTTVIPFAELPAYAEQITNAQTRGRVVVDVQGEDKK